In Anaerolineales bacterium, one DNA window encodes the following:
- a CDS encoding Hsp20/alpha crystallin family protein, producing MTLYIQPHPFRRPVRRQVDRAQQRALGVNIREENDAYILSALVPGLKAEDLNIQVLENVVSIEGEYKSDDVEFLLRELPSGSFRRSLRLPVEVEAEKVEAKIADGVLTLTLPKAESARPKKISIAVH from the coding sequence ATGACGCTCTATATTCAACCCCATCCATTCCGACGCCCGGTCCGCCGCCAGGTGGACCGGGCACAGCAGCGTGCACTGGGCGTAAATATTCGCGAGGAGAACGATGCCTATATCCTCTCCGCGCTGGTGCCCGGCTTGAAGGCCGAGGACCTCAACATTCAGGTGCTGGAAAATGTTGTCAGCATCGAAGGCGAATACAAGTCGGACGACGTGGAATTTCTTTTGCGCGAACTTCCCAGCGGATCCTTCCGCCGCAGCCTGCGCCTGCCGGTTGAGGTCGAGGCGGAAAAGGTCGAGGCGAAGATCGCGGACGGCGTCCTGACCCTGACCCTGCCCAAGGCGGAGTCGGCCCGCCCCAAGAAGATCAGCATTGCTGTCCATTGA
- the rpoC gene encoding DNA-directed RNA polymerase subunit beta' — METKGLTALRISLASPQTILSWSYGEVLKPETINYRRLRPEKDGLFCEAIFGPTRDWQCYCGKYKNPRYKGITCDKCGVEVTRSAVRRERMGHIALATPVAHIWYTRRIPSQMGMLLDVSRRNLDRVLYFAQYIVTYVDEDARKKALQRLEDEISVSEREQAADVNARIAEIKTKRDQDVTELKQKQALLEQGYDEGIAEQMDPIIKEGQKLEKQLQDQMGEPARKTIVFESTGEKVVDAGDKVASKHITLIQKNVQKKLEILENELKDRKQRELEELKTQAATVKAQADQEMEALRSELETQTSASSNQSSRLRDELLELRPFTFLSEIRYRELKQRWGQVFRADMGAEAFFDILERLDLDKLSEELWHEVRTTKSKQKRKKSTTRLKVVEAFRRSGNSPAWMILTVLPVIPPDLRPMVQLDGGRFATSDLNDLYRRVINRNNRLKRLLELGAPDVIIRNEKRMLQEAVDSLIDNSQRGKALSRRGRRELKSLSDMLKGKKGRFRRNLLGKRVDYSGRSVIVVGPQLKLNQCGLPKSMALELYRPFVIARLVQNNYAANVKGARRLIERNRPEVWEALESVIGDRPVLLNRAPTLHRLGIQAFEPILIEGSAIQLHPLVTTAFNADFDGDQMAVHVPLSQKAVTEARELMLASKNLLKPADGEPIISPSKDMVLGVYYLTMPQKAAHRGDGRAFADIDEVELAFALGQVHVHSEIKLRVKTWYDDKGDRLPEPETRIIETTVGRAILNRILPEQVQFTNEKLDKGGVKDLIAEVYELCGQEITTQVADSMKSIGFEYAMKSGTTLAVADISIPPERKPIIDDALKAIEVILRDFRRGLLTEQEKNEREIQIWQDTTEQVGDAVKKHMDPDGNLSIMATSGATKGGFSTISQLAGMRGLMADPSGRIIPMPIRSNFREGLTAQEYFISTHGARKGLADTALRTADAGYLTRRLVDIAQDIIINEHDCGTHEGVWIRKADDVAGQSMASRMYSRLAAERVLDPKTGEVLAEYNDVLTHELSRRIAGAGVTEIKLRSPMTCELNHGICAKCYGIDLARGEMVELGSAVGIIAAQSIGEPGTQLTLRTFHTGGVAATSADITTGLPRVEELFEARKMPKGEAVVAEIGGVIHIQQSEKYADMREIRIEHSEMVHDEYAIPEDWKFIAKDESEVQAGDILAAKEKATITAQHSGRVAVEKKERKIIVSYEQREEVVEDIPNTSRLLVKTGAHVEAGQPLTEGSLNPHRILKIQGRDACQMYLMTEVQKVYRSQGQNIHDKHFEVIIRKMLSKVQVTRPGDTRYLPGDAVDRLEIRKMNEGLLAEGKQPARFGEVLLGVTKASLSTDSFLSASSFQHTIKVLASAAIGSTTDPLFGLKENVIIGKLIPAGTGFIHGRFTDEEIQNNATQWSQLPDAGPGS; from the coding sequence GTGGAAACCAAGGGATTGACTGCACTCCGTATCAGCCTCGCCTCGCCCCAAACGATCCTTTCATGGTCGTATGGTGAGGTGCTGAAACCCGAAACGATCAACTATAGACGTTTGCGCCCGGAAAAAGATGGATTGTTTTGTGAAGCCATTTTTGGACCAACCCGCGATTGGCAATGCTATTGCGGCAAATACAAAAACCCCCGATACAAAGGCATTACCTGTGATAAATGCGGTGTGGAAGTAACGCGCTCCGCCGTGCGCCGCGAGCGCATGGGACATATTGCGCTTGCCACCCCCGTGGCGCATATCTGGTACACACGCCGCATCCCCTCCCAGATGGGCATGCTGTTGGATGTCTCACGCCGCAACCTGGACCGCGTGTTGTATTTCGCGCAGTACATTGTCACCTATGTGGATGAGGATGCCCGCAAGAAAGCCTTGCAGCGCCTTGAGGATGAGATTTCCGTCTCCGAGCGCGAGCAGGCTGCAGATGTTAATGCCCGCATTGCCGAGATCAAGACCAAGCGTGATCAGGACGTCACCGAACTCAAGCAGAAGCAGGCTTTGCTTGAGCAGGGCTACGACGAGGGCATCGCCGAGCAGATGGACCCCATCATCAAGGAAGGTCAGAAGTTGGAGAAACAACTTCAAGACCAGATGGGCGAACCGGCCAGGAAGACCATTGTCTTTGAGTCAACCGGCGAGAAGGTCGTCGATGCCGGCGACAAGGTTGCCAGCAAACACATTACGCTCATTCAAAAGAATGTCCAAAAGAAATTGGAAATCCTTGAGAACGAGTTGAAGGACAGGAAGCAACGTGAACTGGAGGAACTGAAGACCCAGGCCGCCACCGTCAAGGCACAGGCGGACCAGGAGATGGAAGCCCTGCGTAGCGAACTGGAGACTCAGACCTCCGCTTCATCGAATCAATCCTCGCGCCTGCGTGATGAACTGTTGGAACTTCGCCCCTTTACATTCCTAAGCGAAATCCGCTACCGCGAACTCAAGCAGCGTTGGGGACAGGTCTTCCGTGCCGACATGGGCGCTGAAGCCTTCTTTGATATTCTCGAACGCCTTGACCTTGATAAACTTTCAGAGGAACTCTGGCACGAAGTCCGTACCACCAAGAGCAAGCAGAAGCGCAAGAAATCCACGACCCGTTTGAAGGTGGTGGAAGCCTTCCGTCGTTCCGGCAACAGCCCGGCCTGGATGATCCTGACGGTCCTGCCTGTCATTCCTCCCGACCTGCGCCCGATGGTCCAGTTGGATGGCGGACGCTTTGCCACCTCCGACCTGAACGATCTCTATCGCCGTGTGATCAACCGCAATAACCGCTTGAAGAGACTGCTCGAACTCGGCGCACCGGATGTCATCATCCGCAACGAGAAGCGCATGCTGCAGGAGGCGGTTGACAGCCTGATCGACAATTCGCAGCGCGGCAAGGCGCTCTCCCGCCGCGGACGCCGCGAACTCAAGTCCCTGAGCGACATGCTCAAGGGCAAGAAGGGCCGCTTCCGCCGCAACCTGCTCGGTAAACGTGTGGACTACTCCGGTCGTTCCGTGATCGTGGTCGGTCCGCAGTTGAAATTGAATCAATGCGGTCTGCCCAAGAGCATGGCGCTGGAACTGTACCGCCCGTTCGTGATCGCGCGTCTTGTGCAAAATAATTATGCCGCCAACGTGAAAGGCGCCCGCCGCTTGATCGAACGCAACCGTCCCGAAGTGTGGGAGGCGCTTGAAAGCGTGATCGGCGACCGTCCTGTTCTCTTGAACCGTGCCCCCACATTGCATCGTCTGGGAATCCAGGCGTTCGAGCCGATCCTCATCGAAGGCTCCGCCATTCAATTGCATCCGCTGGTAACGACCGCCTTCAATGCGGACTTCGACGGTGACCAAATGGCTGTCCATGTTCCACTTTCGCAGAAGGCGGTCACCGAGGCACGTGAATTGATGCTCGCTTCAAAGAACCTGCTCAAGCCTGCGGACGGTGAACCGATCATCTCCCCATCCAAGGATATGGTGCTGGGGGTGTACTACCTGACCATGCCGCAAAAAGCCGCGCACCGCGGGGATGGACGGGCGTTTGCCGACATTGATGAAGTGGAGCTCGCCTTCGCGCTCGGCCAGGTGCATGTGCACAGCGAGATCAAACTCCGTGTGAAAACCTGGTACGACGACAAGGGTGACCGTTTGCCCGAACCTGAAACCCGCATCATTGAAACGACGGTTGGACGTGCGATCCTCAACCGCATCCTGCCGGAACAGGTGCAGTTTACGAATGAGAAGCTCGACAAGGGCGGCGTGAAGGATCTGATCGCTGAAGTCTACGAGCTGTGCGGACAGGAAATCACCACCCAGGTTGCCGACAGCATGAAGAGCATCGGTTTTGAATATGCCATGAAGTCCGGCACCACGCTGGCAGTTGCAGATATTTCCATTCCGCCGGAACGCAAACCAATCATTGACGATGCCTTGAAAGCCATTGAAGTGATCCTGCGTGATTTCCGCCGCGGGTTGCTTACCGAGCAGGAAAAGAACGAACGCGAGATCCAGATCTGGCAGGACACCACTGAACAGGTGGGGGATGCCGTCAAGAAGCACATGGATCCGGATGGCAATCTTTCCATCATGGCGACCTCCGGCGCGACCAAAGGCGGTTTCTCCACGATCTCCCAGCTGGCGGGGATGCGCGGTTTGATGGCTGACCCCTCCGGGCGCATCATCCCGATGCCGATTCGCTCAAACTTCCGCGAAGGACTCACCGCACAGGAATACTTTATTTCCACGCACGGCGCACGCAAAGGTCTTGCGGATACGGCCCTCCGCACCGCGGATGCCGGTTACCTAACCCGCCGCCTCGTGGACATTGCGCAGGATATCATTATCAACGAGCATGATTGCGGTACGCACGAAGGTGTGTGGATCCGCAAAGCGGACGATGTTGCCGGTCAGTCCATGGCCAGCCGCATGTACAGCCGCCTCGCGGCGGAGCGCGTGCTCGACCCGAAGACCGGCGAAGTGCTTGCTGAATACAATGATGTGCTCACGCATGAATTGTCGCGCAGGATCGCCGGTGCGGGTGTCACTGAAATCAAATTACGTTCACCGATGACCTGTGAACTCAACCACGGCATCTGCGCCAAATGTTACGGCATTGACCTTGCCCGCGGCGAGATGGTCGAGCTCGGCTCGGCGGTGGGGATCATCGCCGCCCAGTCCATCGGTGAGCCTGGCACGCAGCTGACGCTCCGCACCTTCCATACCGGTGGTGTGGCGGCTACCAGTGCAGACATTACCACAGGCCTCCCCCGCGTGGAGGAACTGTTCGAGGCACGCAAAATGCCGAAAGGTGAGGCAGTTGTCGCCGAGATCGGAGGCGTGATCCACATCCAGCAGTCTGAAAAATATGCCGACATGCGTGAGATCCGCATTGAACACTCTGAAATGGTGCATGATGAATATGCCATCCCTGAAGATTGGAAGTTCATCGCAAAGGATGAATCCGAAGTGCAGGCTGGCGACATCCTCGCCGCAAAGGAAAAAGCCACCATAACCGCCCAGCACAGCGGGCGTGTGGCGGTTGAAAAGAAGGAACGCAAGATCATCGTTTCCTACGAACAGCGTGAGGAAGTTGTCGAGGATATCCCGAACACCTCCCGCCTGCTTGTCAAGACGGGTGCGCATGTGGAGGCGGGCCAGCCGTTGACGGAAGGCTCGCTCAACCCGCACCGCATTCTTAAGATCCAGGGACGCGATGCCTGTCAGATGTATCTCATGACCGAGGTGCAGAAGGTGTATCGCTCGCAGGGTCAGAACATCCACGACAAGCACTTTGAGGTTATCATCCGCAAGATGTTGAGCAAGGTGCAGGTGACGCGCCCCGGCGATACCAGGTACCTGCCCGGTGATGCGGTCGACCGCCTTGAGATCCGCAAAATG